The following nucleotide sequence is from Drosophila yakuba strain Tai18E2 unplaced genomic scaffold, Prin_Dyak_Tai18E2_2.1 Segkk2_quiver_pilon_scaf, whole genome shotgun sequence.
cggcaatcaggcttagagataccaaacagtTGAACcccacaagaagcgggtcacttatgtatcctaaaaaacattcaaatagtcccctccaggacagactactgcactccaacggagtacatacaaacacctttCAACACAATCATTCCAGAAAGGGACGATTGGAAATCACGAACACCTGGCCCTCaaaatgctatatgcttctacacggacgggtcaaaactacagaatAGAGTAGGGGGAGGAGTTTACTAcgaacagctaggcctacgcatctcgttcagactccccgatcattgcagcgttttccaagctgaagtggaagcaataagggaggccctaaaacacttaaaatcactaaagcCGGAAGGCTTACATGTAAACATTTCAGtgacagccaagcagctatcaaatcgattggctcaatctctagtcactcgaaaacagtatcgaattaCCGATCATCTTAACACGAGATGACTCAACAATTCGTtatcagccttatatgggtacccggacacagggacataaaaggcaactgcatcgcagatgaaatagctcgagaaggcactaccgcgccactcatactagagatggagggcatgagtatgcctttagccacttgtaaactactacttagggCAAACCTAAACCGTAAtaaacagacaatatgggaaaacaccaTAACACGACCAATATGGCCGAAAATAAGCTCAAAgagaacgtcaaaacttttaagattgaccagagcaaacctcagcactgcgATGAGAGTCCTCACGAGGattggttgataggcacccatgccagaagactaaatgccccgtataataatttctgccgtagctgtagggacgaagTAATGGAAGAAACAGTAGAGCATCTAGTATGCcactgtccagcactgcaagcgaaaagacttgctcaattagaaagcagattcctgatagacacgtccgacctgtccgacaccgatccacatcggatacaaaaattcaccagcgtctctggctggggaaactgctaacttcacacgaacctctGCGGGCtaaaggggaaaacatacacggtatcacaacggacctctaatggtctaagtgcgtcagataaccgacggccggtaaaacctaacctaacctggcaaattgtattaagtggactgcggagtttaagcaaaaaatgtgttgcgaaaagaatttggcttgcgttgaacacagtgaaacgagagcagaatttttgccacttttggtaAAGCTTTTGACTTcgaaattttcactgaacttggcacaaattattttcactttttcacatttggaatttttcaatttttgacctttaattatttttcggGATGAATATTCGGAGATTTGGACTTTGACTTTCACGAATATGGGTGAAAGAGAAcggtgggtaatatggcggcgcccgtaggaatgaataagtatctttaattgccttaagttctttaattgccttttgtcggagaaatccgttagatttgacaatagatcttacagcaaattgaacgaaattggatttgcgaaccttttgctgcagaccggcaattaaaaggaatggaaatttcgtacttatctTGTAATTTGTTCCCTGGTGGACAAACTTGAAAATCCAGGTGATCCGGCTcaaaggaccaaaatgttggATGTGATGGGGGCTGCTGTCCTGGAATCTTAAAAAGTTTTAACGACATAATGTGGGTTGGACCACGAGTTCAAGAAgatatttttgacattattGTTAACTGGAGAAAATGggaatttgttgtttctgcggacattgaaaaaatgtacagtcatattaaaataaatgaaaatgaccaaatatttaatatattttatggagaAATTCTCCagaagaaaaaattataaactaacAACAGTCACTTATGGTATGGCATCTGCATATaaatgtcaaaataaaaatgtaagtaaAATAATAAGGAACGATTTTTACATGGACGACCTAATGAGTGGAGCCGATTCTGTAGAAGACGCCAAAAATGTTGTCCAACTAATTTCaaacgaattaaaaaaaaattgtaggacaaaatttaagaaaattgATATCTAATAATTCAGAAATAATATCAACAGTAGAGGATACTGGGGATAAAGAGGTTCTTAGTGTTATTGAAAATGAGAGTGTTAAAACACTGGGACTTCAATGGGAACCACAAACAGATTTATTCAAGTTTAATGTAAGCTGCGGGTCAGTcaaattaacaaacaaaaggATAGTACTATCGATATTATCTAAAATATTTGATCCCTTAGGATGGTTGGCTCCCGTGACTATTTTAGGAAAGTTTTTCATTCAAAAACTTTGGATAAGGAAAAGTGAATGGGATCAGGAATAAGCAGCATAAGACTTGAAATACTGGGAAGCATATaaggaaaatttattatatttaaaaaatattcgaATCCAAAGATGGATTAATTAAGGAAATGGCATAAGTATACAGCTACATGGATTCGCTGATGCCTCAGAAAAAGCATATGCTGCAGTAGTGTAAGATAAAGTAGGAGATGCTGTAACTATAATAGCTAGCAAAAGTAGAGTCAATCCtgtaaaaaatagaaaaactaTCCCTAAATTAGAACTTTGCGCTCCTCATTTGTTAAGTTTACTGATCCAAAGAATTAAAAAGTCATTAACCAGTAAGGTAGAAATTTATGCTTGGAGTGATTCCACTATTGCTTTAGCATGGATCAAGAGTGGCCAGAGTAAGGTTAAATTTATAAGACGAAGAACGGATGACATTCGGAAATAATCAAATAATGAATGGAATCATGTGAAGTCAGAGGATAATCCAGCAGATTTAGCATCTAGGGGAATTGATTTCAAACAATTGTGATCTTTGGAAAAGTCCAAGATGGCTAGCTAACCCAAAGGAACTTTGGCCTCAGCAGCAATCGGTTGAAGAAACTATACTggtaaacacaataataaatGACGAAACAAATGAtccaatttataaattaatagaaaagtaTTCCAGTATGGAAAAACTCATACGTATAGTAGCATCTATAAACagatttattcaaataaaaaccaaaaaagacTACTATCCATCTTATTTTTCAGtaaaggagttaaaactcGCTGAAAGGGTTGTTATCaagaaacaacaagaacatCAGTTCGGTCAGGAGATAAAGTGCctgcaaaacaacaaagaaattaagacaaataataaaatattgccACTAAATCCATTTTTAGACAAAAATGGGATACTAAGAGAGGAAGGAAGACTGAAAAACTCCAATGCAGAATTTGAAGTTAAACACCATATCATTATAGAAAAATGTTACCTAACatacttattaataaaaaatgcccATACGGAAACATTGCATGGAGGGATAAACCTTAtgcaaaattatatataaagaaAGTATTGGATTTTCGGTTtgaaaaattctttaaaaagtatttaagagAATGTGTAAAGTGTGCAAggtataaacaaaattcaGCTCAGCAAATAATGGGTAATTTGCCTAAATATAGAGTTAGATGGTATTACCATTTATTAATACGGGAATAGATTACGCAGGTCCctattttgttaaatgttcAAAGAATCGTggacaaaaaacatttaaaggatACGTTGCCGTATTTGTTTGCATGGCCACCAAAACCATACACTTAGAAATAGTTATCGATCTAACTTCTGACGCATTTTTAGCAGCACTCAGGATTTATTTGCAGACGAGGAAAATGTGCCAATATCTTTTCGGATAACGGAACAAATTTTGTAGGAGCTGCAAGAAAATTGGATCAAGAGTTATTCAATGTAGTACAAGAAAATATAAGGACTAGAAAAGATAGAATGGTTTGGCATTTTATTCCACCGGGAGGACCTCACTTCGGAGGTATTTGGGAAGCTAGAGTTAAATCGATGAAGTACCATCACAAAAGAATAATTGGCGACAATAGTTTGACATATGAGGAAATGTCCACGCTGTTATGTCAAATAGAAGCATACTTAAACTGGAGGAGGAGAGAAAGTCCTAATGTAGAAGAAGGACAGGTTGTTTTATTAAAGGATGACTAATCCAGCAAGATGGCCTCTAGGAAAGGTAGAGAAAATACATAAGGGCATTGATGATAAGGTCCGAGTGGTGAGAATTAAAGTACAAGAAGAATCTATCACAAGGccaattacaaaaatttgttcATTGGATGGTATAAAGTGTGTGaacaaaaatgaaactaaCCCTGAACCAAAAAGGCCAACTAGAACGACATCAGGAATGTCCAAAATTGGGTTTGTCTTAGCAATGctgttatttatattatgttgtcaattttcTAACACATTTTCTCCTAATACTGACAAGCCGAAATATtcaatagagaaaataaataaaaactcgGCTATTTACTTAGATCCAATGGGCGACGTTGAGATTGTAGCCTCCTCTTGGAACTTAGTAATATACTATAATATGGAAGTTTAAAAAAAGGGAAGCTGTtaattccaaaaatgaaagtaGTTTGCGAAAAATTTTATAGTTTTGAAGATCAGTGTCTATTAATTCTACATAACACTGAAAAACAGATCCCAAGGTAAAATGAAAACTAGAAGAGCACCGTTTGGCTTTATGGAATCTCTTTACTACATTTTGTTCGGAATAATGAATGAGGATGGTAGATTTCAAATGGAAGAAAATATGAGGAATTTTGTGAGCAATCAGCACGAGAATCAACGAGTTGAGTAAAAAACAAACGTCAATTGTCGATTTTACTGCTAATATTCTGAAAAGCACGACAGATGACATTAATACCAACTTTAGTGGCATGAATAAaagaattgaaaatatatatgctcTTCTAAAAGAACCATATTATGTTTACAAGGAATCAACCAATTTCTTCGTGATTGCAAAACAATTAAGCAATTATCTATTATGATTGTGAAAAAATACAGTCCGGAATCATAGGCTTATTAATTAACATCAATCATGGGCGGCTTAATACATCCTAGCCAGTTAAAGGTTGAGATTTCTAAGATTAAAGATTTATTATCCGAAAATTTAGTATTGCCAGGGAAAAGGACAGGCACTGAATTAAAAGAGGTCTATACCTTACTAACAGCTAAAGGACTTTTCGTTGATAGGAAATTAATTATCAATGCAAAAATACCTTTGTTTCAGTACCGATTAAAATTGACGAGCGCTTGATTATGGTTCATCTCGGGTCCCAATATTTAgtctataatttttaaatagatgCTTATCATATAATGGCAGAATCCACTCTTAATAAATGTTAAGGGTGGCAATCAAACAAAAGAGTTTGTGAAGGAAGTTGGCCTTGGAGAAGTGCCAACGATAATAGTTGTGAGATAACGCCTCTTAAGCCGACTAGAGTATCAAATTGAGGATAAATCGTACTGGGTTGAATTGGATAGACGAAGCAGTTGGTTGTTTAAGGTACAGAACAACACAAAGGCTCGCGTTCAATGCGGAAGTTTGAGACTGAACAAGGAATTTTAACAATTAGATCAGATTGTACTGCATGGACAGATAATGATATATTAGTGGCTCACCACTCAATTCAGTCAGAAGATCAAGGGACACTATCAATGTCATATATAGGTGAGACTAACGAAATACCTAAAATTGTTTGGAGTAATTTAGTTACTCCAATAAACCACACAATAGAAATGAATATCCTGTTAAACGaaataaaagatttaaaatcacgttctttacactttataAACAGCAGACATGCCTACAGACTATCAGCTCACAACCTCTACGTTGGCTGACGACACCGCAATACTCAGCCGATCCAAATGCCCATtaaaggcaacagaaaaacttgactgtcatcttaaaacagtggaaagatTTGCACATTTGGAAaggtttgcggactggcgcattaagataatcgagaccaaaagcagacatgtaaCATTCACACTGAACAGACAAACCTGTCCACCACGtaccctaaacaatacactcatcccacaatcagacgtagtaacatatctcggggttcacctagatagacgcctcacttggcggcgacatatagaatctaaaaggactcatatgaagcttaaagcaggcaatctccactggcttattaattgcaactctcTGCTTAGTCTGGAATACAAAGTACTTCTCTACAATACCGTACCGAAACCCATTTGGACATACGGCTGTGAATTATGGGGAAACGCgtccaaaaccaacattgaaattatacagcgagctcagtcagcgattcTCACTGGGTCACCAGCGAAAGCATCCATAGAGACTTCAACATAAACCTCGTCAACGACgaaatccagatgagaaagagtaaacatcaagcaaagctcgccgCACACGAAAGTCCTCTCGCGAAGTCGCTCACGCGTGTATGTAGTCACAGCAGACTAAAGCGCAAAGATTCTCCAGCCCAGCAAAGAAATCCTAGGGCCGTCTCTAACTAATACtactatttaatattgtacttaagctaatatatataataagatttgaataattattgttagtctcataaTTAGAGAAGATCCagtaaataatgcaaaaagttcgaaaaataaaaaaaatgttgccacgcccactctaacgctcacaaaccgccaaaaactgtcagtgtggaagactctccttcgcacttccgctagctgagtaacgggtattagatagtcggggaactcgactatagcgttctctcttgttttttttttgtgaagtGGTTCTTTTCTTGCAGTGCGTGGTGTGCAAAAAGAATTCAACAGAATTTAACAGTGTACAAGCGAACGCGGCGTAAAGCATCGCGCCGCCACTCTGGCGCGACATCAGCTCTTGGCGgcatacccgttactcgtagagtaaaagggtatactagattcgttgaaaagtatgtaacaggcagaaggaagcgtttccgaccatataaagtatatatattcttgatcaggatcaataaccgagtcaatctggccatgtccgtctgtccgtccgcctgtccgtccgtctgtccatccgcATCAACGTCGAGATCTAGGAACTAAAAAACTAGAATGTTGAGATGAAGCATACACCCCCAAAGaaatagacgcagcgcatgtttgtcgattcatgttgccacgccgacacttttaaaaaatgttttgatatttttccatttttttattggtcttgtaaatttctatcgttttgccgaaaaactttttgccacgcccactctaacgcccacaaaccgcccaaagctgccacgcccacactttttaaaaatgtttccatatttttatttttgtattggtcttgtaaatttctatcgttttgacaaaaacctttttgccacgccgactctaacgtccacaagccgccaaaaactgccacgccgacacttttgaaaaatgtttcgatatttttatttttgtattggtcttgtaaatttctatcgttttgacaaaaaactttttgccacgcccacaaactgcccaaagcttccacgcccacacttttgaaaaatgttttgatattttgtcatttttgtattggtcttgtaaagttctatcgttttgccaaaaaagtttttacctcg
It contains:
- the LOC122319640 gene encoding uncharacterized protein LOC122319640; the protein is MGKHHNTTNMAENKLKENVKTFKIDQSKPQHCDESPHEDWLIGTHARRLNAPYNNFCRSCRDEVMEETVEHLVCHCPALQAKRLAQLESRFLIDTSDLSDTDPHRIQKFTSERLDRAEFSHQWHYCSVCKTPGVVVYAYKRVLKSIRFGCRYAVP